From a single Dendropsophus ebraccatus isolate aDenEbr1 chromosome 8, aDenEbr1.pat, whole genome shotgun sequence genomic region:
- the LOC138798460 gene encoding uncharacterized protein: MDVEKLIHLIEERPYLWNKRDAFYVNRTRRDKGWSEIAHEIYGQQWASGSKKEKQELVERLKSRWQTCRDQFKREMQMRSRSGDGRMPKRTYVYTEQLMFLKQVLDVGPTSDNLVAEDEASGSSQGNQEKEVPDSREEESMEAAENLDTSPAESVQICQRRRRENRNVVSTKSQIDSEVLAILKKRGEQKPNQLFCNSLAVALDSVPEEKRQRCYGTLLAVVETFSKHFDPDKLSKIADMFKYGDTPTIATPTQTLYTPSPNHHPPIQRYPPRPTSQHSHEWYTPPNSQDWACRSPQNTPQPAEHASSTPYSQDLFEV, translated from the exons ATGGATGTGGAGAAGCTCATTCACCTCATAGAAGAACGCCCCTACTTGTGGAACAAAAGAGATGCATTTTATGTGAACCGAACAAGAAGGGACAAGGGATGGTCTGAGATTGCCCATGAAATTTATGGCCAGCAATGGGCATCAGGGTCCAAGAAAGAGAAACAGGAattgg TGGAAAGACTGAAATCAAGGTGGCAGACATGCAGGGATCAGTTCAAGAGGGAGATGCAGATGAGAAGCCGCAGTGGAGATGGACGTATGCCCAAGAGAACATATGTGTACACAGAACAATTAATGTTCCTGAAACAAGTCCTGGACGTTGGCCC AACATCTGATAATCTGGTAGCAGAAGATGAGGCTTCTGGTAGCTCCCAAGGAAATCAGGAGAAAGAAGTTCCGGATTCAAGGGAGGAGGAATCCATGGAGGCTGCTGAAAACCTGGACACATCTCCGGCTGAATCAGTGCAAATTTGCCAACGTCGTAGGAGAGAAAACCGTAATGTGGTGTCAACCAAATCACAAATTGACAGTGAG gtcCTCGCAATACTGAAGAAACGTGGAGAGCAGAAGCCAAACCAGCTGTTCTGCAACAGCCTGGCAGTTGCACTGGACAGTGTACCTGAAGAGAAACGCCAGAGATGCTATGGGACTCTGTTGGCTGTGGTTGAGACTTTTAGCAAACATTTTGACCCAGACAAACTCTCCAAAATTGCTGATATGTTTAAGTATGGGGACACCCCAACCATCGCCACTCCTACCCAAACCTTATACACTCCTTCCCCCAATCACCACCCTCCCATACAGCGATACCCGCCTCGTCCAACTTCCCAACACTCCCATGAGTGGTATACCCCTCCTAACAGCCAGGATTGGGCATGCCGAAGCCCTCAAAATACACCACAACCGGCAGAGCACGCGTCTTCCACTCCCTACTCTCAGGATCTGTTTGAAGTGTAA
- the LOC138799992 gene encoding uncharacterized protein yields the protein MTDQVADEALLTWLVSRRFGEQDTLKEEPRSKRRRYWVHPIVSARPERGQFHQLYTDLRRYPDKFQNYCRMTIATFDRLLADLRPGLLYRDTVMREAISPEERLLVTLRFLATGNSFACLHYEFALGISTISSIVGLTCSAIWERLRAQVMPPPQPEDWIRIAGGFEATAQFPNCIGALDGKHIRVKKPSNSGSLYFNYKHYFSMVLLALADSDYRFVVVDIGAYGSAADAGVFRASRIGEMLKSNHLGIPESRPLPGSSGPPAPFVIVADEGFGLQTHLLRPFPRRGLDDRRRIFNYRLTRARRYVECAFGILSSKWRVMQSALQLTPDKVKKVIQACVILHNYVRIHDATVITEEQMSAMQSAPIPLEGNLQGRPGSSGLAVRDFYADYFLSPAGAVPWQRDIC from the exons ATGACCGATCAAGTAGCTGATGAAGCACTCCTGACCTGGCTTGTTTCCCGGCGCTTTGGAGAGCAGGACACGCTTAAAGAAGAGCCGAGGAGCAAGCGTCGGAGATACTGGGTACACCCCATTGTCTCTGCGCGCCCGGAAAGGGGACAGTTTCATCAGCTGTACACCGACCTGCGAAGgtatcctgacaagttccagaaCTATTGCCGGATGACCATTGCGACCTTTGATCGCCTCCTTGCTGACCTGCGTCCAGGACTGCTATACCGGGATACAGTAATGCGAGAGGCAATTTCCCCAGAAGAAAGACTCCTTGTGACCCTCAG ATTTCTTGCCACTGGTAACTCATTTGCATGCCTGCATTATGAGTTTGCGTTGGGGATTTCCACAATATCCTCTATTGTTGGATTGACCTGCTCAGCCATCTGGGAGCGTCTGAGGGCCCAAGTAATGCCACCCCCCCAGCCTGAAGATTGGATCCGCATCGCTGGGGGCTTTGAAGCAACAGCGCAGTTTCCAAACTGCATCGGTGCCCTGGATGGAAAGCATATTCGTGTGAAGAAGCCATCTAATTCTGGGTCCCTGTATTTCAATTACAAACATTATTTCTCGATGGTCCTGTTAGCATTAGCTGACAGTGACTATCGATTTGTGGTTGTGGATATAGGGGCCTATGGAAGCGCAGCGGATGCTGGTGTTTTTAGGGCTTCCAGAATTGGAGAGATGCTGAAGTCCAACCACCTGGGCATCCCTGAATCAAGGCCTCTACCTGGATCATCTGGACCTCCAGCTCCATTTGTGATTGTGGCTGATGAAGGGTTTGGCTTACAGACCCACCTCTTGCGTCCTTTTCCAAGGCGAGGCTTGGATGACCGGAGGCGCATTTTCAATTATCGTCTCACTCGTGCGAGGCGGTATGTGGAGTGCGCCTTTGGAATTCTGAGCTCCAAGTGGCGGGTAATGCAGTCTGCCCTTCAGTTAACTCCTGACAAGGTTAAGAAGGTGATACAGGCTTGTGTTATCCTTCACAACTACGTCAGGATTCATGATGCCACAGTCATCACGGAGGAACAGATGTCAGCCATGCAGTCTGCCCCCATCCCGTTGGAAGGGAACCTGCAAGGAAGGCCTGGATCGTCAGGATTGGCTGTCCGGGACTTCTACGCAGACTACTTTCTATCACCAGCAGGAGCAGTACCATGGCAGAGGGATATCTGTTAA